One Serratia liquefaciens genomic window, CCATTGCTGCACCAGTTGCGAACGCAAGCCTCCGCGAAAACAGTAGAGGTAACCTTCCGGCCATTGCGCGCATTGCGCCAGCCACGCCGCCGTGCGCTCCTCGCGCAATCGGCCGTTAACCAGGCTGTGGCCCAGAGCAATCGCTGCCTGCTGCCCCTGCTGTTTGTAACAGGTGCCCACCGCCTGCCGTTCATCGTCGTTCATCAACGGCAGGTTTACCGCATTGGCGAAAGCGCCCTGCTGAAACTCAACCGGCGCACGCACATCAATCAGCGGGATATCCTGCAAAAAAATGCGCCGATAGTCTTGGGTATCCGCCCGAGCCAACGTAACAGACACTACACAACCTCGATCAGCGGCTTGCCCGCAACGGCCGTATGCAGTTCACCAATAGCCTGAAACTGAATGCCGTGACGTTCGGCAATTGCCTGAACCTGCTGTTCCGCTTCCGGTAATACCGCCAGCAGCAAGCCACCAGAGGTCTGCGGATCGCACAGCAATTGCCGCTGCAGGCTGGTCATTTCACCGACCAGATGGCCGTAACTTTCGAAGTTGCGCCCGGTACCGCCCGGCACGCAGCCTTCGGCAATATAGCGCTCGATGTCCGGCAATTTTGGCACCTGCTCAAACCAAACCGTCGCCTGCAACCCCGACCCCTGGCAAACCTCACTCAGGTGGCCCAGCAGGCCGAAACCGGTCACGTCGGTCATCGCCGTTACGCCTTCCACATCGGCAAAATCCGCGCCCGGTTTATTCAGTTGGCACATAACTTCGGTCGCCAGGCCTTCATGCTCAGGGCGTAATTGACTTTTTTTCTCGGCGGTGGTCAGCACGCCGATGCCCAGGGGCTTGGTCAGGAACAGGCGGGCTCCGGCCTGGGCCGCGCTGTTCTTCTTCACCCGGTAGGTATTGACGATACCGGTAACCGCCAGGCCAAAAATAGGTTCAGGAGCATCGATAGAATGGCCGCCGGCCAACGCGATCCCCGCCTGTTGACAGGCGTAGCGCCCACCGTCTATCACCTGTTGCGCCACTTCCGGCGGCAGCTTGGCTATCGGCCAACCCAGAATGGCAATCGCCATGATCGGTTTCCCGCCCATGGCATAGACGTCGCTGATCGCATTGGTTGCCGCGATGCGGCCGAAGTCGAACGGGTTATCGACGATAGGCATAAAGAAATCGGTAGTGCTGATAATGCCAACGCCGTTGCCGATGTCATACACCGCAGCATCGTCACGGGTTTCATTGCCCACCAGCAAACGCGGATCGACAAACTTCTCCCGCTCGCTGTGCAGAATAGTTTCGAGAACTTTCGGTGAGATTTTACAACCGCAGCCTGCGCCATGGCTGTACTGGGTTAAACGGATCGCTGGCGATGTCATATACCACTCCCTTCGGTTAACGGCATTCAAGATATCATAGGGTAGCGCTTGCCGAGGGGAATGGTAAGAGCAGGCTGTCGATAAGCGAACAGCCTGCTCAGAAACAACACAGAATGGCGGGATTTAACTCATTTTTGCCGCAACCTGCGCCTGCGTTTAGAAATAGCTGACGAAAGGCGTGCTGTCAGGGGCGACAACTTTGGTGGCGGCTTTCAACTGAGGAGTACCCAAATACAGGAAACCCACAATTTCGTCCTGCTCGCGGCAGCCAAAGGCTTCGCGAACCAGAGGATGTTCGGTCCAAGCACCGGTACGCCAGATGCCGTTGAAACCTTGCGCCAGCGCGGCCATCTGCATCGCCTGCACCGCACAACCGGCAGAAACCACCTGCTCCCAGCGCGGCACCTTGGTTTCTTCGGTGCAATGCGCCACCACGGTGATGATCAGTGGTGCGCGGAACGGGGCTTTTGTCGCCTTTTCAATGGCCGCTTCGTCCATATCGTCCTGCTTTGCAGCAGCTTGTAACAATTGGCTGAAGCGCTCCAGGCCCTGGTTTTCAATCATTATAAAACGCCATGGCTGCAATGCGCCGTGGTCAGGTGCCCGCAGGCCCGCGTTGATGATATTTTGACGAGCCTCATTGGCGGGCGCAGGCTCGGCGAGGCGTGAGGCCGAACGGCGATTCAATAAAAGATCCAGTGCATCCATCGTAAACTCCTGATAACAATTTTCATTACGATCACGTTAACATAGCTAAACGGCGAGTGACAGCGTCGGTAATACCCTCTGTGACACACGATTTAAAGCTGACATTTCCTCGGCCGCTCATTAGGATAGCGGAACATTCTCGACTCTTGCTGGAGAGCACATGCGCACATTGTGGCAAATCATTGCCGGCGTTTTCAGGTGGACATGGCGTCTGCTGAACTTTATCAGGGAACTGATCCTTAATCTGTTCCTGGTGTTGCTGATCCTGGTTGGGGTCGGTATTTATCTTTCATTCCAGAGCGCAACCACCCCTGCCGTTGCTACTCGCGGCGCGTTACTGGTGGACCTGAGCGGCGTGGTCGTTGACCAACCCTCGATGAACAACAAAGTGCGCCAATGGGGTCGTGAACTGCTGGGTGCGTCCAGTAACCGTCTGCAGGAAAACTCCCTGTTTGACGTGGTTGACAGCATCCGCAAAGCCAAGGACGACAAAAACATTACCGGCATGGTATTGCAGTTAAATGATTTTGCCGGCGCCGATCAGCCTTCGCTGCAATACATGGGCAAGGCGCTGCGGGAATTCCGCGACAGCGGGAAACCGATTTTCGCCATTGGCGACAGCTATAACCAGACGCAATACTATCTGGCCAGCTACGCCAACAAGGTTTATCTGTCACCGCAGGGCGCCGTCGATCTGCACGGTTTCGCCACCAACAATCTTTACTACAAATCCCTGTTGGAGAAACTCAAGGTCACCACCAATATCTTCCGGGTGGGCACCTATAAATCTGCGGTAGAACCGCTGATCCGTGACGATATGTCACCGGCCGCCCGTGAGGCCGACAGCCGCTGGATTGGCGGGCTGTGGCAGAACTACCTGGATACCGTAGCCGCCAACCGTCAGATCACTGCGCAGCAACTGTTCCCGGGCGCGGCGGGCGTACTCACTGGCTTGCAGGCCGCCGGTGGCGATACCGCAAAATATGCGCTGGACAATAAGCTGGTGGATGAGCTGGCTTCACGCACCGTGATCGAGAACCAACTGATCAAGACTTTCGGTTGGGACAAGCAGGCGAACGATTTCAACGCCACCAGCATCTATGACTATCAGCCGAAAGCGGCGCCGGATCAGGGAGGCAAAATTGCCGTGATCTTCGCCAACGGCGCGATCATGGATGGCCCGCAGACGCCAGGCACCGTTGGGGGTGACACCACCGCCGCGGAACTGCGTCAGGCAAGACTGGATCCGGCGATCAAAGCGGTTATCTTCCGGGTTAACAGCCCTGGGGGCAGCGTCAGCGCTTCTGAAGTGATCCGTTCCGAACTGGCCGCAGTACGCGCCGCCGGAAAACCAGTGGTGGTTTCCATGGGCGGTATGGCGGCATCGGGCGGCTATTGGGTCTCTACGCCGGCGGACTACATCATCGCCAGCCCGAGCACCCTCACCGGTTCTATCGGCATCTTCGGGGTGATCAACACCTACGAACAGACGCTGGACAGCATTGGCGTGCATACCGACGGTGTGGCCACCTCGCCGCTGGCGGATCTGGCGGTAACCAAGGCGCTGCCGCCAGAGTTCTCGCAGATGATGCAGCTGAACATCGAGAAAGGTTATCAAAACTTTATCGATCTGGTCGCCAAAGCCCGCAAAATGACGCCGCAGCAGGTTGATCAAATTGCTCAGGGGCACGTGTGGTTGGGCAGCGATGCCAAAACCAACGGTCTGGTCGATCAGCTGGGCGATTTTGACGACGCGGTGAAAAAAGCGGCCGAACTGGCGCAGTTGAAACAATGGCAGCTTAACTGGTTTGTCGATTCGCCAAGCCTGACCGACATGGTGCTAAGCCAGTTTGGCGTGTCTATTCACGCCATGCTGCCGGCAGCCATTCAGTCAATGCTGCCTGCGCCGCTGGCCTCAGTCGCCATGGCGGTGAAAGAACAGCCGGGTTTGTTCAATAACCTGAACGATCCGCAAAACCGCTATGCCATCTGTTTGACCTGCGGAGAAGTCCGCTAACAAATTAATCCTCAGCCCGGCACCCGCCGGGCTTTTTTTCTGCGCTTATCCCCCTATAATTCAGCCCATCATATTTCTGTTAAAACAATGACCATGCAAAAGAAATCGATTTACGTCGCTTACACCGGCGGTACCATCGGCATGCAACGCTCTGATCACGGCTACATTCCGGTGTCCGGTCACCTGCAGCGCCAACTGGCCTTGATGCCTGAGTTTCACCGGCCGGAGATGCCGGACTTCACCATTCATGAATATGCGCCGCTGATCGACTCCTCCGACATGACGCCGGAAGACTGGCAGCATATCGCCGACGACATCAAACAGAATTACCACCTCTATGATGGTTTCGTGATCCTGCACGGTACCGACACCATGGCCTTCACCGCTTCGGCGCTGTCGTTCATGCTGGAAAACCTGGCCAAGCCGGTGATCGTCACCGGTTCGCAAATCCCACTGGCTGAACTGCGTTCCGACGGTCAAACCAACCTGCTCAACGCGCTGTACCTGGCCGCCAACCATCCGGTGAATGAAGTCAGCCTGTTCTTCAACAACAAACTGTTCCGCGGCAACCGCACCACCAAGGCGCACGCTGACGGTTTCGACGCCTTTGCCTCGCCTAACCTGCCACCGCTGCTGGAAGCCGGGATCCACATCCGTCGCCAGAACGGTATCGATAGCCCGGTCTGCAACGGTGAGCTGAAAGTGCATGACATCACTCCCCAGCCGATCGGTGTGGTGACGATTTACCCAGGGATTTCCGGCGCGGTGGTGCGCAACTTTTTGCTGCAACCGGTGAAAGCCTTGATCCTGCGTTCTTACGGCGTGGGCAACGCACCGCAAAAAGCGGAGCTGGTTGATGAATTGCGCGACGCTTCCGAACGCGGCATTGTGGTTGTGAACCTGACCCAGTGCATATCCGGCCGGGTGAATATGGAAGGCTACGCCACCGGCAACGCGCTGGCCCATGCCGGGGTCATCAGCGGTTTTGACATGACGGTCGAGGCCGCCTTGACCAAGCTGCATTATCTGCTGAGCCAACCGCTGACGCCGGCGCAAATCCGCAGCCAGATGCAGCAAGATCTGCGCGGCGAACTGAGCATCAGCGGTTAACCCCCCCTTTACGACGGAGTCGCGATGAAAACAGCCCTGCTGCTAATCGATTTGCAAAACGATTTTTGCCCCAACGGCGCATTGGCGGTAACAGACGGCGACGCCGTGATCGCCGTAGCCAATCGGGCAATAGAGGCCTGCAACGCGCGGGGCGAGCCCGTGGTCGCTAGCCAGGACTGGCATCCTGCCAATCACCGTAGCTTTGCGGTAAACGCCAATGCACAGGTGGGTACGCTGGGTGAACTGGAGGGGTTGCCGCAGGTGTGGTGGCCGGTGCACTGCGTTCAGGAAAGCCCAGGTGCCGAGCTTCATCCGCAATTAAACCAACGGGATATCGTCGCCGTATTCCGCAAAGGTCAAAATACGGATATCGACAGCTACAGCGCCTTCTTCGACAACGGACATCGCTCGCGTACCGAGTTGGACCGCTGGTTGAAAGCTCATGACGTGAGCCATTTGGCCGTGATGGGGCTGGCAACCGACTACTGCGTCAAGTTCAGCGTCCTGGATGCGCTCGCGCTGGGGTATCAGACTTCGGTAATTACCGACGGCTGTCGCGGCGTTAATTTGCAACCTGGCGACAGTCAGGAAGCCCTTCAGGCCATGCAGCAGGCTGGTGCAGAGCTCGTTACCCTGTCACAATTCATCGAACGATAATGCGTCGGGTGCTGATGGCACCCACCCATTCCCCCACCGACAAATCTCGACATCGCTCACATTCCGACCATTCTCCTGTGATGACATCTTGTTCGCGTGCAGCACATTTGCTGTTATGACCGCTGATGCCTTGGCATCAATCAGTTATACGCATCCGGGGCCCATTGAGCCCGGCTTTATGTTACCGCCTGAGGCGGTTTCGGGTCGGCCTTGCCGACCAAAGGAGATAACATGGTTTTCACCCGTAAACTGCTGCCTTTGCTGGTCGCGGTGCAGTTTGGTATGGCTGGTGCCGGCATGGCACACGCCGCCTCTTACCTCTCCGTCGGCTATTTCAACGGCGGGGGTGACGTTACCGCCGGTCCAGGCGGCGATATCAACAAGCTGGACGTCACGCAAATCACTCACCTCAATTACTCCTTCGGCCTGATCTACAACGATGAGAAAGAGGAATCCAATCCGGCGCTAAAAGACCCGGCTCGCCTGCACCAGATTTATCTGTCACCCAAGGTGATGGCCGATCTGAAGCTGCTGCCGGTGTTGCGTAGACAGAATCCTGAGTTGAAAGTGCTGCTGTCCGTCGGCGGTTGGGGGGCTCGCGGTTTTTCTGGTGCGGCGGCAACGCCAGAGAGCCGGAGCGTATTTATCCGTTCGGTGCTGGACGTCATCAAGCAGTACCAACTGGACGGCATCGATCTCGACTGGGAGTATCCGGTTAACGGTGCCTGGGGGCTGGTCGAAAGCCAACCGGCGGATCGGGCCAACTTCACCGTGCTGCTGAAAGAACTGCATAGCGCCCTGAATAAAAATAAATTGCTGACCATCGCCGTAGGCGCCAACGTCAAAAGTCCGCAGGAATGGGTGGACGTCAAAGGTATTGCGCCCTACCTCGATTATATCAATCTGATGACCTACGACATGGCGTACGGCACGCAATATTTCAACTCCAATCTGTATGATTCCAAACAATGGCCGACCGTCGCGGCGGCCGATCGTTACAGTGCCAATTTTGTCGTGGATAATTATTTGGCCGCCGGATTAAAACCGGCGCAGCTAAATCTGGGCATCGGTTTTTATGGTCGGGTCCCCAAAC contains:
- the selD gene encoding selenide, water dikinase SelD, translating into MTSPAIRLTQYSHGAGCGCKISPKVLETILHSEREKFVDPRLLVGNETRDDAAVYDIGNGVGIISTTDFFMPIVDNPFDFGRIAATNAISDVYAMGGKPIMAIAILGWPIAKLPPEVAQQVIDGGRYACQQAGIALAGGHSIDAPEPIFGLAVTGIVNTYRVKKNSAAQAGARLFLTKPLGIGVLTTAEKKSQLRPEHEGLATEVMCQLNKPGADFADVEGVTAMTDVTGFGLLGHLSEVCQGSGLQATVWFEQVPKLPDIERYIAEGCVPGGTGRNFESYGHLVGEMTSLQRQLLCDPQTSGGLLLAVLPEAEQQVQAIAERHGIQFQAIGELHTAVAGKPLIEVV
- a CDS encoding NAD(P)H nitroreductase, translating into MDALDLLLNRRSASRLAEPAPANEARQNIINAGLRAPDHGALQPWRFIMIENQGLERFSQLLQAAAKQDDMDEAAIEKATKAPFRAPLIITVVAHCTEETKVPRWEQVVSAGCAVQAMQMAALAQGFNGIWRTGAWTEHPLVREAFGCREQDEIVGFLYLGTPQLKAATKVVAPDSTPFVSYF
- the sppA gene encoding signal peptide peptidase SppA, with the translated sequence MRTLWQIIAGVFRWTWRLLNFIRELILNLFLVLLILVGVGIYLSFQSATTPAVATRGALLVDLSGVVVDQPSMNNKVRQWGRELLGASSNRLQENSLFDVVDSIRKAKDDKNITGMVLQLNDFAGADQPSLQYMGKALREFRDSGKPIFAIGDSYNQTQYYLASYANKVYLSPQGAVDLHGFATNNLYYKSLLEKLKVTTNIFRVGTYKSAVEPLIRDDMSPAAREADSRWIGGLWQNYLDTVAANRQITAQQLFPGAAGVLTGLQAAGGDTAKYALDNKLVDELASRTVIENQLIKTFGWDKQANDFNATSIYDYQPKAAPDQGGKIAVIFANGAIMDGPQTPGTVGGDTTAAELRQARLDPAIKAVIFRVNSPGGSVSASEVIRSELAAVRAAGKPVVVSMGGMAASGGYWVSTPADYIIASPSTLTGSIGIFGVINTYEQTLDSIGVHTDGVATSPLADLAVTKALPPEFSQMMQLNIEKGYQNFIDLVAKARKMTPQQVDQIAQGHVWLGSDAKTNGLVDQLGDFDDAVKKAAELAQLKQWQLNWFVDSPSLTDMVLSQFGVSIHAMLPAAIQSMLPAPLASVAMAVKEQPGLFNNLNDPQNRYAICLTCGEVR
- the ansA gene encoding asparaginase, coding for MQKKSIYVAYTGGTIGMQRSDHGYIPVSGHLQRQLALMPEFHRPEMPDFTIHEYAPLIDSSDMTPEDWQHIADDIKQNYHLYDGFVILHGTDTMAFTASALSFMLENLAKPVIVTGSQIPLAELRSDGQTNLLNALYLAANHPVNEVSLFFNNKLFRGNRTTKAHADGFDAFASPNLPPLLEAGIHIRRQNGIDSPVCNGELKVHDITPQPIGVVTIYPGISGAVVRNFLLQPVKALILRSYGVGNAPQKAELVDELRDASERGIVVVNLTQCISGRVNMEGYATGNALAHAGVISGFDMTVEAALTKLHYLLSQPLTPAQIRSQMQQDLRGELSISG
- the pncA gene encoding bifunctional nicotinamidase/pyrazinamidase — protein: MKTALLLIDLQNDFCPNGALAVTDGDAVIAVANRAIEACNARGEPVVASQDWHPANHRSFAVNANAQVGTLGELEGLPQVWWPVHCVQESPGAELHPQLNQRDIVAVFRKGQNTDIDSYSAFFDNGHRSRTELDRWLKAHDVSHLAVMGLATDYCVKFSVLDALALGYQTSVITDGCRGVNLQPGDSQEALQAMQQAGAELVTLSQFIER
- a CDS encoding glycoside hydrolase family 18 protein translates to MVFTRKLLPLLVAVQFGMAGAGMAHAASYLSVGYFNGGGDVTAGPGGDINKLDVTQITHLNYSFGLIYNDEKEESNPALKDPARLHQIYLSPKVMADLKLLPVLRRQNPELKVLLSVGGWGARGFSGAAATPESRSVFIRSVLDVIKQYQLDGIDLDWEYPVNGAWGLVESQPADRANFTVLLKELHSALNKNKLLTIAVGANVKSPQEWVDVKGIAPYLDYINLMTYDMAYGTQYFNSNLYDSKQWPTVAAADRYSANFVVDNYLAAGLKPAQLNLGIGFYGRVPKRATEPGIDWDKADAAKNPVTQPYFTARETAVFKSLGLDLTKDSYFKYNDIVSKLLNDPQRRFSAHWDSDAQVPYLTMKSAEGKPLFAISYENPRSVELKADYIKNKGLGGAMFWEYGADDNNRLAHQLAESLGINGGKG